The following are from one region of the Actinomyces sp. oral taxon 897 genome:
- a CDS encoding iron ABC transporter ATP-binding protein: MISIDQVSKSYGSSLVLDDITVDLPAGGVTCLIGPNGAGKSTLLSIIARLLGADAGTVTVGGLDVSRTDTRELARTMAVLRQDNQLTVRLTVRDLVSFGRFPHNGGRPTEADHRAVEKAIEWMDLEALATRRLDQMSGGQRQRAFVAMVLAQDTPYVLLDEPLNNLDMTHATQMMRRLRAAADELGRTVVLVLHDVNYASVWADSILALRHGRVAAHGTPAQIMTTPVLEQIYGQAITVREFDGHRLALYYS, encoded by the coding sequence GTGATCTCCATCGACCAGGTCTCCAAGTCCTACGGAAGCTCCCTGGTCCTCGACGACATTACCGTGGACCTGCCCGCGGGCGGCGTCACCTGCCTCATCGGCCCCAACGGGGCGGGCAAGTCCACGCTGCTGTCCATTATCGCCCGCCTGCTGGGGGCCGACGCCGGGACCGTGACGGTCGGCGGCCTGGACGTCAGCCGCACCGACACCCGCGAGCTCGCCCGCACCATGGCCGTGCTGCGCCAGGACAACCAGCTCACGGTCCGCCTGACCGTGCGTGACCTGGTGTCCTTCGGCCGGTTCCCCCACAACGGGGGACGGCCCACCGAGGCGGACCACAGGGCGGTGGAGAAGGCCATCGAGTGGATGGACCTGGAGGCCCTGGCCACCCGCCGCCTGGACCAGATGAGCGGGGGGCAGCGTCAGCGGGCCTTCGTGGCCATGGTGCTGGCCCAGGACACGCCCTACGTCCTCCTGGACGAGCCCCTCAACAACCTGGACATGACCCACGCCACGCAGATGATGCGCCGCCTGCGCGCGGCCGCCGACGAGCTGGGCAGGACCGTGGTCCTGGTCCTGCACGACGTCAACTACGCCTCCGTGTGGGCCGACTCCATCCTGGCCCTGCGCCACGGGCGGGTGGCCGCCCACGGCACACCCGCGCAGATTATGACCACCCCGGTGCTGGAGCAGATCTACGGCCAGGCCATAACGGTGCGCGAGTTCGACGGGCACCGCCTGGCCCTGTACTACTCCTGA
- a CDS encoding iron chelate uptake ABC transporter family permease subunit: protein MTARPAVRLALLTLLAALAVAAFLLVGSPNPSLTLRFRLPTLAALGIVGWAVAVSTVVFQTVTGNRILTPSIMGLDALYAMVQTLVVLVLGGAALAWIPSLAQFALTTLVMVVVSVLLVSTLLGSGREIHVLVLAGVILGTLLRSVVVFIQRLLDPNEYLILQSRLFASFSNVSTDLLWAGGAVVALTSLALWHRRHVLDVLLLGRPLAASLGVDVDRQTRLVLVLAAVLVSVSTAMVGPITFLGLLVAHLGYRLAGTYHHGVTLPASALCAVLTLVGGQTVLQHVLKWSTVLSVIVELLGGLLLITLLVREGRHS from the coding sequence ATGACCGCCCGTCCCGCCGTGCGCCTGGCGCTCCTGACCCTCCTGGCGGCCCTCGCCGTGGCCGCCTTCCTCCTGGTGGGCTCCCCCAACCCCTCCCTCACGCTCCGCTTCCGCCTGCCGACCCTGGCTGCCCTGGGGATCGTGGGGTGGGCCGTGGCGGTGTCCACCGTCGTCTTCCAGACCGTGACCGGCAACCGCATCCTGACGCCCTCGATCATGGGGCTGGACGCCCTGTACGCCATGGTCCAGACCCTCGTGGTGCTCGTCCTGGGTGGTGCCGCCCTGGCCTGGATCCCCTCCCTGGCCCAGTTCGCCCTGACGACCCTGGTCATGGTCGTCGTCTCCGTGCTCCTCGTCAGCACGCTGCTGGGCAGCGGCCGGGAGATCCACGTCCTGGTCCTGGCAGGCGTCATCCTGGGCACCCTCCTGCGCTCGGTGGTCGTCTTCATCCAGCGCCTGCTGGACCCCAACGAGTACCTCATCCTCCAGTCCCGGCTCTTCGCCTCCTTCAGCAACGTGAGCACGGACCTGCTGTGGGCCGGCGGCGCCGTGGTGGCACTGACCTCCCTGGCCCTGTGGCACCGGCGGCACGTGCTGGACGTGCTGCTCCTGGGCCGCCCCCTGGCCGCCTCCCTGGGGGTGGACGTGGACCGCCAGACGCGCCTCGTCCTGGTCCTGGCGGCGGTCCTGGTGTCGGTGTCCACCGCCATGGTCGGCCCGATCACCTTCCTGGGGCTGCTCGTGGCCCACCTGGGATACCGCCTGGCGGGGACCTACCACCACGGTGTCACCCTGCCCGCGTCCGCCCTGTGCGCGGTCCTCACCCTGGTAGGGGGCCAGACCGTGCTCCAGCACGTCCTGAAGTGGTCCACCGTCCTGTCCGTCATTGTCGAGCTCCTCGGGGGGCTCCTGCTCATTACCCTCCTCGTGCGGGAAGGAAGGCACTCGTGA
- a CDS encoding ABC transporter permease, producing the protein MTSSPATPARDDVPATSPGPGPVPPSAPTRPATPGQEPAVAGTASRGDSQVLIRLLVALVVLVGLSLVTGVVTLNPVKLLLGRLGPQDTTLLVESRIPRTAAAALAGAAMATAGALMQLLVRNRFVAPSTTGTVQFATAGILAATVLAPSASMTAKMGAGAASAAVGSALFLWLLRRLPVHRPNDVLVPLVGIMLAGVVEAATTFVAWRLDLMQTLGAWTSGDLSGKVAGRYELLWGVGVMTLVAWFAADRFTVAGLGRDRAVGLGLAYDRTMALGMVIVSLTSAVTVVVVGSLPFLGLVVPNMVSLVAGDSLRRSLPWMAVGGAVMVLACDVLGRLVNHPYEISVGLVMGVVGSLLFLIMLLRSTR; encoded by the coding sequence ATGACCTCCTCGCCCGCCACCCCGGCCCGGGACGACGTGCCCGCCACGTCCCCCGGGCCGGGGCCCGTCCCCCCGTCCGCCCCCACCCGGCCCGCGACGCCGGGGCAGGAGCCCGCGGTAGCAGGGACCGCCTCCCGAGGGGACTCCCAGGTGCTGATCCGCCTCCTGGTCGCCCTGGTGGTGCTGGTGGGCCTGTCCCTGGTCACCGGCGTGGTCACCCTGAACCCGGTCAAGCTGCTCCTGGGCAGGCTGGGGCCCCAGGACACCACGCTCCTGGTCGAGTCCCGGATCCCCCGCACCGCCGCCGCCGCCCTGGCCGGGGCCGCCATGGCCACCGCCGGGGCCCTCATGCAGCTGCTGGTGCGCAACCGCTTCGTGGCCCCCTCCACCACCGGGACCGTGCAGTTCGCCACCGCCGGCATCCTGGCCGCGACCGTCCTGGCGCCCTCCGCCAGCATGACCGCCAAGATGGGTGCCGGGGCGGCGAGCGCCGCCGTAGGCTCGGCCCTGTTCCTGTGGCTGCTGCGCCGTCTGCCCGTGCACCGCCCCAACGACGTCCTGGTACCCCTGGTAGGCATTATGCTCGCCGGCGTCGTCGAGGCCGCTACCACCTTCGTGGCCTGGCGCCTGGACCTCATGCAGACCCTGGGGGCCTGGACCAGCGGCGACCTCTCCGGCAAGGTCGCCGGACGCTACGAGCTCCTGTGGGGGGTGGGGGTCATGACCCTGGTGGCCTGGTTCGCCGCGGACCGCTTCACCGTGGCCGGGCTGGGGCGGGACCGGGCCGTGGGCCTGGGCCTGGCCTACGACCGTACAATGGCCCTGGGCATGGTGATCGTCTCCCTGACCAGCGCGGTCACGGTGGTGGTGGTCGGCTCCCTGCCCTTCCTGGGCCTGGTGGTGCCCAATATGGTCTCCCTGGTGGCAGGGGACAGCCTGCGCCGCTCCCTGCCGTGGATGGCCGTCGGCGGCGCCGTCATGGTCCTGGCCTGCGACGTCCTGGGGCGCCTGGTCAACCACCCCTACGAGATCTCCGTGGGGCTCGTCATGGGTGTGGTCGGCTCCCTCCTCTTCCTCATCATGCTGCTCAGGAGCACCCGATGA